In the Sorghum bicolor cultivar BTx623 chromosome 4, Sorghum_bicolor_NCBIv3, whole genome shotgun sequence genome, CATCTGCAGTCTGCACCTCTCACCCTATATTATAGTGGCATAATTCCAACTTCCGGTGCAAAAAACTCCAATCGAATTCCATCTGAACATCACAAGGAAACAATGCAATTTCATTTCGAATTTGTGGAATTTCCGTGTTCTAAAAATACATTCTAAGACGCCCTAGTGGATAGAATTTTGGAGTTTTAACTGgtgatatattatattttcTTCGTTCTGAAATATaagaatagagggagtatacaCTAGATAAGTGGCTCGCAAGATTGTTTTTATGATACAAATTAATAGCACTACCCTAGGTTCTAGTTTCAATTCCATATGGAGGCAAATTTAAATAGACTTGTTTGTGCATACGACTatacaaggccttgttcagtttcaaaaaaatttcagatttcttatcacatcaaatcttgtgagacgtgtatgaaacactaaatatagattaaaaaataactaattatatagtttatctataatttatgagacgaattttttgagattagttaatttataattgaataataattatcaaatacaaacgaaaatactacggtaCCTCAAAACCAAAAATTCTCACACAAGGCCCGAGATTGGGTAGCTCACGACGTGTTGTTAAAAACAAAAGCCGTGGTTCACGAATTTTCTCGGCCAACGTGGTTGAGGCCTTCTACCGTAATTATAATGCGGAGCTCATATCTTGATTGGCCGAGTTTTTTTTATCGAAATTATTATAGAATATACAAAACCACTAAAATTTATAGGAAAGAGAAATACATTTGAAGATGCATCGTTTCATAAGGATAGACGAATAAATAAAATATCTGGGATTTCAATAATTAATATAAAATCAAGTATTTAATGTACTTTAATATATGATATAAAAAATTGGAAAAGAGATAAGGCCGTTGGGTAGGACTTATCTGTACAAGGGTGTGTAAACTAATCGACAAACAGCAACACGTCATGTGCCCACGGTTTTAAAAAAGCATTTTTGGCAGCCAGAGAACCATAACACGCTAATCGACATCATTTCCTTTGGCACATAATGTAATATTATTACCACGTCACACTGACTAAACCACCTAGATCACCCAAATCCATAATTCGCGTAAAATAAGATACTATAATCTTGTCCCATTGATCATATCAAATCGGTCAAAATTTGTCCCCCACTAAAAAAATAATTCAGTCAAATTACGCCTCAATAATCAAACCATATTTTTAAAGATGCTCTGAGTATATATATAATTCTGCTGCAAGAAATATGGGCCCCGGATGCATGTGaacactttggaaattgtaatTAACTAGTAAGTAGTGCTTCTACACCCTTCCCCAATATACATAAGGGgtttaaaatatatataattcaTTTTTTATTTGTTGCTTTCGTTGGAAACAAAATGTTTTTTATATGTTTTGCCCTGATTATTTTGCTACATTTCTTTCATTAGCTGAGAATTGAGACATATTCTCATATGTACAGGTGCTATATATGTGTTTTGCGCTGCAATAATGAAATTAAATCTAAGGATCTAAATAGATTGACTTGAGGCTCACTAGTGCACTCATCAAAACTGTTTTGTCGGAAAGCATCttacatatttttttctttctttgaaaGAAAAGCATCTAATGCATTTGTGTAAGGACTAGTGGTTAGTGTGCGCCCATGGTTAAAAATAAAAGTGAACTAGATGTTGAGAAAAAACTGGTAGCTCCTTTTTCTTTAGAAACCAAAAGATTCAAACTTTTCTTTGTGGGAATGAACCAAACCATTAACTattaattatttataaaactattGAGCCGATGTGCTAATTgcaagatggtcatcggttaGGATAATCTAATCATTGCCACTTGCGCGAAAGGTGGTTTGGCATGTACTGACTTTTCTTGTGCAATGTTgatttctatatttattttttgaaGGTGTTATCATCGATCCAAGCTTAAGATAATAATAATACCAACCGCCTCtgtattatatatgtatatatacatatatcttCTAGTAGCCAAGTAAATAACATCATTGATGATGAATACGTCGATATTGGATAGGGAAATAAAATGATATTTTACTAGGTGATTAGTGTCATACAAAACGATTCGATTATTTATGGCTAAAACCATCTTAAACCGGTTTACTTTGAGTGCAAACTACGTCGATGTTATCTTTTATATAGATCACTGATCTAAAGTGCGAACCCCaatataaaatactaaaatattgAGGAAGAAAAAAAAGGTAAGCCAACACACATAGTCTAGATGAGATGAGGATTTATGATAGGTAGGACAATTAATTAATCCTAACCTTCTTGGTCACCATGATTTACGTACACATGTGAGGTGGCACTAAAGTAGTAGTTACCTATAATATTACAATATTTCTTGATTTATAGAAATTCATTTACTAAAGTGTTCATAGATAAGAAGTAGATTAGTGGTGCGCAAGAGGCTCTCCTCCACCAAAGAAATTtcacataaataatatgtatagTTTTTTAGTTAGACAAAGTCATACTTTTGCTTTCCACATATATGCCCTTTGCATACATTTCTTAATGTTTCGGTCGCTAGCTAGGCTATAAAATATAGCTTTAACAAAAGAAACTTCAATATAGAATATTGTTTTGCAAAAACACTCTTGTCTTTCTACAATTTCATGTCCTGGAAGGCACCAGCTTCATTTTCAAGAGGACAGGAATCTATGATGGATTTGTGGTCCATATATTTGTTACTGCATAACAACGTATTAAGTACTTCAGCGAATACTGCATACAACTTAAAAACCAGAGACATGGATACAAATTTTCTACGGGTGTGAATATATTTTGTACTTTGTACTAGCAATTACTTGACTTTTTTccgttaaaaatattattttctcaAAACATGTAGATTATAGTATAAACATATATCACAATTAAGAAAATAGTCAAATATGAGCATATATGTTCAGATCGATAAATTCTAGCACTTGAATTCTAACCAACTGAGGCACATTTTTGTAACATGAAAgagaaaaaatatagaaaggAAAACAACATGCTTTCTCTTCTTTGTACCGTCGAGCAACCAAAGGATTGTGAAAGCGGGAACCATTCAAACAACACGAACTCCTTCTCCGACCTCAAATCAAATTCAAAAAACCATTAAGGACTCACCCACAAAAAACACACAAAAACCATAAACTAATTCCGCGTCACACCGCATATTTCGAAATTAGCACCAGCGAGGATTAAAAATTCCCCCTCTAGACGATACAAAACAAGGAaacaattaaaaaataaatcccACCATTAATTTTCCCACATTAAAAATCTCCCACTAATTTAGCCCCAATCACCAAACCGAACAAACTCCAAATTTTTTAAACCCCTCCTCCATCCATttgcaaaaaatattttttttaataaatacttTCTGTCCTTGTTTaaattaaattattaaaaacCAATCGATCGCTTTTATTTCCTCGCTGTATTTCCATATCTCTTCGTTCGTCTCCTTCCTTCGCTCCTCTCTCCCCCCTCGTCGCTTCTGTTCTTGAATTTCTCGCCGGAACACGGCCGGCGGAAGCTCGCCGGAGAACCGTAACGGCTGCTCGCTCGCTTTCCCGTGTTCTCGTGCTGAATTCCGGGGTTGGAGTCTGAATAATTCCGAGCTCCTGCGTTGTGATCGCGCTCGTGAGTCGTGTCTGTGAACAGGCAGAGCAGCAGGCAAACAGAGCCTCTGATGGTCACGGCCCGACCAGGGACGTGGTGGTAGCGCTAGCGCATAGCCTGAAAGCCCACGATGGAGATCACGGAGGCGTCACCGTCGCCGGCCCCGGCCGCACAGCCGgcgccagcgccggcaccggagacggcgacgacgatgacgacgctGGCGAGCTCTCAGCCTGCGCCGGCAGCTCCGGAGGCTGCGCTGTCCGTGGCGGCGGTAGCGGGGAGGGGAGACGGGAAGAGGAAGCGGGGGAGGCCGCGGAAGTACGGGCCCGACGGGACCCCGCTGCGGCCGCTGAATGCGACGCCGATCTCTGCGTCGGCGCCGGACGACGCGGGAGTGGGCCAGTACACGCCCGCGGCGGCCGTCGGGGCCGTCATGAAGAGGGGCAGGGGACGCCCGGTCGGGTTCATCAGCCGCGTCACGCCGATATCGGTGGCCGTGACGGCCGCCGCGCCCACCCCGGCGGTGGTCGTGTCCGCGCCTCCGCCAgcgccagcgccggcgccgcactcccagcTCGCGCCGCTCGGTACGTCGTCCTCCGTCCTTCCTTCCCCACGCCTTTTGTTCCATAATTCCGAGAAATTTCACCGCGAGTTCGTTCAATTTCGATCCGAGATTGGAGTTTGGGGGCGAAACTGACAGATTGCAAagtttttttaattattattagtCAAAGAAACTCTGCTTTGTCGGAGCATAGTTGGTGAGAGTTCTGCTATTCTAGGTAGGTGAACTGAAACTCTGAAAGAGACATGCAACTAGTTTCAGTTCAGGTTTTTCTGCTTGGACCAGTACTTCAGTAGTGCTCAGACGTGGCGTCTGTCGGGTATCCATGTCGTGTTTTACTTGTGCTTTGCAAGTGATTTCAGGCTTTCATTCTTCATGCTGTGACATGCTTGCAACCCTATCTGATAAATTGACCACTGGATGATTGTTGTTCATGTCTGGGTTCTTTTACTAGTACCTTAAACCGGGGAAGAGAATGAAAGACAAGGGAAACTGGAACTGTCTGTCATGCCTGTTCAGGGAATTAGGGATTCTGCCTCTACCTGAATGTTACGCCTTTGAGAGTTCAATAGAAATCTCACGACTGTAAACACCGATATATACATATTGTATGATTATGATCGATGTGTTATCATAGATGACCGCATTGAGTGACTTAGAATTCTATTCATTGATATTTAGTTGGACACATAACTATGGCTGATAGCGATGTTAAACTAGTTGATGTCTGCCAGGAGCATATTCCTTCCTTTTGGAGGTAAACAGATAGTTAAAAAGTTGCTTGGGTGGATGGGGCATGGGTTACGTGTGATATCTGCATCTTTTAAGTGGTTTATGATGTTTCCTTCATCCATGAAACCTGTATGTTTCTACTGTTTTCTGTTTGGCATGGGTAGCCAGATAAAGTGTGGTGGCCTGGTGGGATAGCTTACAAATTTCTATACAAAGATTATGGGGACTCTTAAAAGCATAAAACACAAATTTCGGAGGTGATTCAGCAGAAGTCACTGTCATGAAATCACTTTGTTGTCGGTTGTGCTACAGTAACAGTTCTGACTGCTCCTCGTCATTGGAACTTTCCTTTGTTTTTTTACCATCAGAGTTGCGTTGAATAAAACTTAACAGTTTACACTCTGAATCTCCTCCAAATTAACAAATTAGGCAGAACTCTTGGATGGCAGCCCAAGAAAGGACGCTATACAGCCCAATAGGAAAAAATAGTTGGGTGCATTAGTTGAATAAGATTGCTGTATGCATATTAGGGCTGCCATCTGGTATTCTTTGTACCCCCTctgcacttaaaaaaaagaaaggcatACAGAATATTCAAAGTGAGCATTTTCCTGACAATTCCGTGTCATTTCATTTCTGAGACATGATCTTTGGTGATGGCAGGTGAATTGGTAGCTTGTGCTTCTGGTGCCAACTTTACACCTCATATTATTAATGTTGCTGCTGGTGAGGTAAGTATCATTTGTCTCCTCTGCTTGATAAAAAGACTTTGTACTTAATAGCTTGATGCACTATATACATTTGCATCTTGATTGATGCCCTTTGCTCTTGAATTAGCATTCTTTAGAATTCAGACATCTTCCTTTTTACAAgacattttattttaatttcatcagtATCTTAccaactttttattttatttactaggATGTCAATATGAAGGTCATATCTTTCTCCCAACAAGGTCCAAGGGCAATTTGCATTCTATCGGCCAATGGTGTTATTGCAAATGTTACACTGCGTCAACAAGACTCATTAGGTGGTACAGTTACTTATGAGGTTTGTCCATATTGACTTCTGAAGagttatacatatacatatacatgttaACAGTTTTTTGGCCAGATTATTCTAGAATATGCAGTAGCAGTAAAGCACCCACGTTTCATTTAAGAAGTGAAGCTAATGGATGAACTTCAGTTCTTACCTACCATGTTACTTCCATGTTAGCGATTAcattgactttttttttttttttttttttgttgttcctTGCAAGAGGGttctttgacttttttttagCAATCAATTGTTCATTCCACATTAGTAAACACCCTTTGTAACTAACTCCACACTCTTCATAGCCTTAACTGTGATTTTGTTGTTTGCCTAATCAAGCTTTATGGCTTTCCCTTCTTTAATTTTATCATAGTCCTCTCCAGTTAAGATGTGCCATAATGGCTTTGCAGATTTCAAATATTTAATTGGTCATCTGTAGTATCAGTTGAAAAGTTGAAGCATAGGTTTGCTAGTAGAGAAGAAATGCTAATAGCAGCAAAATTCTACAAGTTTGTGGTTTACTCCTGTGTACCCCAATGGGATGTTAAATTGCATATCATCACAAAACTAAATTTAATAAGCAATTAATCATCTGAATGTCTAGCAACTAATTTTTGAATAACTCAGAAGTGGTGGCTATCGTGGTCTGGTAGAAATGCTGCCCTCATATTGAGAGCGAGGGCAAATCAAACATGAAGGTCAAATTTCAAATCACACCATATATATGTTGCTATAGAATATTAGTATGGTTTGACTTACGTGACTAGACCAAATCAGGATGAGGACATTTCCACTCTTTGTGATGAAAGGTAAATGGATGGAAACTAGTAACATCCCAccatgaagaagctgcagaGAAACTATACGCATGTACAATTATATATATGCATCAGTCATGTGTTGTTACATATTAGTGTATAGTCGTAGGAAAATGATGTGCCCAGCTAGCCTGTTGTTTGATAGTTCTTGTGTCTTGTTATATGGTACATAGATAGTTCAGTCATGGATTTGCTATCAGGAGGAATGCTAACAGAGGAAATATTTATACTGAAAGGTTCTAGTTTACTTTATGTTGTACCCCAATGGAATGTCAAATCACATATCACAACTAAATCTAGTGCAATTAATCCTTTAATTTGAATGTATAGCAATTCATGTTTGAATAGGCTCCTCATATAGAAATTCTGAAGGAAGAGTTGCAGACTAGTAGAAATGCTGCCACAACATTGAGAGTGAGTGCAAACAAAATATGAATGTCAAATTGCACATCAACGCCATATATATACGTATGTTGTTTGACAATATCCATATGGTTTGACTTATGTGACTAGACCAATCATGATCAAGACCTTTCGACTCTTTATGAGAAAAAGTAATGTATGGAAACTAGTAGCGTCCCAGTAAGAAGCTGCAGAGAAACTATATGCATTATGAGAAAATGAGTGTTGTTTAGACAAAATCTTTTGAATCCTTGGATCTCTGAAAGCAAGTGCTGTTTCATATTCTGTAGTGATTTTTTTAACTGACATGCATCCTTTTAATTCAGGGCCGGTTCGAGCTTCTCTCCTTGTCTGGATCTTTCACTCCCACCGATAGCGGTGGCACCAGAAGCCGCTCAGGTGGGATGAGCGTCTCCTTAGCAGCCGCCGACGGCCGTGTCATCGGAGGCGGAGTCGCCGGCCTCCTCGTGGCTGCTAGCCCTGTCCAGGTATGCCATTATGTGGAGCCATTGCTGAAACACGGAAATTAAAAATTGTGGTTAATTACATGATTGACTAGTATGTAGTCACTAGTCCATTATTATCAAGACACAACAAATCTTTGTTGATTGCAATGTGCAAAAACCTGAGGTGCCTTTACCGTTGTGGCGTGGCAGGTCGTGGTGGGAAGCTTCCTACCGAGTTACCAGATGGACCAGAACGCCAACAAGAAGCCGGTCATAGAGATCAAGACagtgccgcca is a window encoding:
- the LOC8055066 gene encoding AT-hook motif nuclear-localized protein 2 produces the protein MEITEASPSPAPAAQPAPAPAPETATTMTTLASSQPAPAAPEAALSVAAVAGRGDGKRKRGRPRKYGPDGTPLRPLNATPISASAPDDAGVGQYTPAAAVGAVMKRGRGRPVGFISRVTPISVAVTAAAPTPAVVVSAPPPAPAPAPHSQLAPLGELVACASGANFTPHIINVAAGEDVNMKVISFSQQGPRAICILSANGVIANVTLRQQDSLGGTVTYEGRFELLSLSGSFTPTDSGGTRSRSGGMSVSLAAADGRVIGGGVAGLLVAASPVQVVVGSFLPSYQMDQNANKKPVIEIKTVPPPPPATVGFTISSGDMDDAYSGSHQPRSVGAKGSSTMALFKVENWTAPAPDQAKKTPPPPPTSEAKVPVPGG